GACGCCCAGGGCCAGCAGCAGGCCGATCACCAGGGCGGTCCGCCCGAACAACGAGCTGATCGACACGATCAGGCCGCTCATGACGCCGAGGAGCAACGCGGTCTTCAAACCGTTGTAGTGCTTGTGCACGGTGCGTCGCCTCCGGCTGTTCTACGTCCTCCCCCTCAACGCGCCCGGCCGGCGCGCGGTTCCGGCACCGGGGCGTGCCGGTCGTGTGGCGGTGGTCTCCGGCGCGGGCTCGGCACCGCCGTCGAGCTGCGGCGGAGGCGGGACGTGCGACACCCAGGAGCCCAGCACGTCGCGCTCGTGGACGAGTTCGGCGACCGCGCCGTCACCGGTCGGCGTGCCGGTGCCGGGATAGGAGAAGTCGGGCGCCCAGTGCAGCGCGTCGAACGGGCACGCCTCGACGCAGATGCCGCAGTAGAGGCACTGGCCGTAGTCGACGGCGAACCGGTCGAGCACGTTGCGGGCACGCGGGCGGGCCGAGCCGGGCACCTGCTCGACCTCGGTGTGCGAGTCGATGTGGATGCACCAGTCGGGGCACTCGCGGGCGCAGATCATGCACACCGTGCAGTTGGCCTCCAGCAGCGCGATGACGCCGCGGGTGCGCGGGGGCAGGGGCGGGGTGCGCGCGTCGGGAGGCGTGCCGTCAGGGGGTGTGCCGTCGGGGGGTGTGCCGTCGGGGGGTGTGCCGTCGGGGGGTGTGCCGTCTGGGGGCGTCTCACCGGGGGGCGTGTCACTCATCGGCGTTCTCCTCGTAGCGCGGGCCCCACGACGGGTCGGGCACGCCGGGTGGGGCCGCGCGGCGGCGGCTGGGCGCGGACGTGCCGTCCTCGCCCGGTTCGAGCCGGCCGGGCCAGGGGCGGACCACGCGGGAGGCCAGCACGAAGTCCTTGCGCAGCGGGTGGCCGGCGAACGAGTCGGGCAGCAGGAGGTGGGCGACGTCGTGGTCGAGGGCGAGGCCGAACATCTCGACCGCCTCGCGCTCGTGCCACGCCGCGCCCGCCCACAGCCCGGCGACGCTGGGCAGCTGCCGCCCGGCCTCGACCTCGGTGCGCAGCAGCAGGCCCTGCCTGGTGCCGGGGTGCAGGACGTGCAGCAGCACGGCGTGTCGCGCGCCGACCGCTCCGGGGCGTCCGGCGTCCTCGACGCCCAGCCAGTCGAACTGGGTGCAGCCGAGGTCGTCGCGCGCGTGGCGGGCGGCGGCGAGCCAGCCGTCCAGGGGCACGTGCGCGGTGGTCTGGCCGAACGCGGTCTTCACCGCCGCGCCGGGGACGCGGGCGGCCAGGTCCTGCGACGCGGCGCTCACGACACGAGCCGGTGCAGCGCGGCGAGGCCGTCGAGCAGCGCCTCGGGGCGGGGTGGGCAGCCGGGCACGGCGACGTGCACGGGCAGCACCTGGTCGATGCCCTTGGTGACGCTGTAGGAGTCCCAGTACGGGCCGCCGGTGTTGCTGCACGCGCCGACCGAGAGGACGTACTTCGGCTCGGGCATCTCGTCGTAGGTCGCGACGACCGCGGGCAGCATCACGTCGGTGACCGTGCCGGAGACGACGAGCACGTGCGCCTCGCCCGCCGCGTGCACCGGGTCGACGCCGAGCGCTTCGAGGTGCTCCGGGCGGTGGCCCTCCAGGGCGGCCATGACCTCGACGCCGCAGCACGCGAGGCCGAGGTCGAGCACGGTGACCCGGTAGGTCGTGCCCCAGTCCAAGGTGGAAACCGTCACGATCCATGAGGCTAATACGTGGAGGCCCGCCGGGCTGCCGCCCGGCGGGCCTCCAACCCCCCAATACCCCCTGATTGCTCCCACGTGAACAAGCACCTGGTTGCGGCAGAAGTCTCTTACGGATCGCGCATAGCTGTCCAGGGATAAGACCAAGATCTTCGGATAATTTCAACACGAACTGCGGTCAAGTTCAGTACAACTAATCGGTAGAACACCCGACGCGACCCGAGAGGCCCTGCATGTCGACCTCGGCCAAACTGCTCCTGCCCGCCGGCACCCGGCTCAGCAGACTCCTGCACACCTCGCCGCTGCTGCTCGACACCACGTTGGACCAGCTCAGGACCTTGATCGCGGTGTACGAGACGAAGTCCGCCCTGCGCGCGGCCCGGGTGCTCGGGCGGGAGCAGTCCAGCGTGCAGAAGCAGGTGGACACGCTCAACCGCAACTTCAAGTCGCTGTGCGGCGAGCCGCTGGTCGTCAAGCAGGGCCGCGGAAAAGACGTGCTGATCACACCCACCGGCGAGGCGCTGGTGGAATTGGCGCGGACCACGTTGACCGAGTGGCTCGATTCGATTCACGATTGCCGCCGCAAGCTGGGCACGACGCTGACCGTCGGCACGACCAGGTTCATGCTCGACCCGCTGGCCAAGGCGTGGCACCACGTGGCCGACGACTTCCGCCGGCGGGACGTCGAACTGAAGGTCGTGCACATCCGCACGAAGGACATCTGGACGTCGTTGGAGTCCAAGGAGGTCGACATCGTGTGCGGGAGCGTGGTGACCCCCGCGGGCCGGCGGAGCGGGTTCGACGAGTTCGACGTCATCGAGTGGCGCCGGGGCGGGTTGGCGCTGCTCACGAACCTGCCGGAGCACCGGTTGCCGGATCGCGTCGGCACCGGGGAATTGCCGAAGCTGCCGCTGGTCGTGCCCGGTGACGGCCTGATCGCGGAGTTCCTGCGGGGCTGGTTCGGACCGGACTACCGGAACGAATTGGACATAGCGGCAGAAATCGACGAAATCCAATACGGCATGTCGTTGCTGCGCTCGGGCCTCGTGGAGGGCTGCATGATCGTCACCTCGGGCCTCGGCGTGGTCGCCGCGAACGGCGACCTGCGCGAGGGGGCGGGGCTGCGCGTGGTCGAGCTGAAGAACGACCGGAAACCGCAACTGGAACGCCTGGTCGGGGTCTTCGCCCGCAAGGAGGAGCGGGCGAAGTTCCCGTCCGACCACCCGTTGAACCTGCTGTGGGCGGCGTTCCAGCGCGAGGTGGCCGACTAGCGGGCCGCTGCCTGGACGTGCCCGGCGGGGCCGCCCGGGTCGGTGGGCTCAGCCGGCCTGCGG
This region of Saccharothrix longispora genomic DNA includes:
- a CDS encoding 4Fe-4S binding protein, with the translated sequence MSDTPPGETPPDGTPPDGTPPDGTPPDGTPPDGTPPDARTPPLPPRTRGVIALLEANCTVCMICARECPDWCIHIDSHTEVEQVPGSARPRARNVLDRFAVDYGQCLYCGICVEACPFDALHWAPDFSYPGTGTPTGDGAVAELVHERDVLGSWVSHVPPPPQLDGGAEPAPETTATRPARPGAGTARRPGALRGRT
- a CDS encoding NADH-quinone oxidoreductase subunit C; translation: MSAASQDLAARVPGAAVKTAFGQTTAHVPLDGWLAAARHARDDLGCTQFDWLGVEDAGRPGAVGARHAVLLHVLHPGTRQGLLLRTEVEAGRQLPSVAGLWAGAAWHEREAVEMFGLALDHDVAHLLLPDSFAGHPLRKDFVLASRVVRPWPGRLEPGEDGTSAPSRRRAAPPGVPDPSWGPRYEENADE
- a CDS encoding NADH-quinone oxidoreductase subunit B; this translates as MTVSTLDWGTTYRVTVLDLGLACCGVEVMAALEGHRPEHLEALGVDPVHAAGEAHVLVVSGTVTDVMLPAVVATYDEMPEPKYVLSVGACSNTGGPYWDSYSVTKGIDQVLPVHVAVPGCPPRPEALLDGLAALHRLVS
- a CDS encoding LysR family transcriptional regulator, with translation MSTSAKLLLPAGTRLSRLLHTSPLLLDTTLDQLRTLIAVYETKSALRAARVLGREQSSVQKQVDTLNRNFKSLCGEPLVVKQGRGKDVLITPTGEALVELARTTLTEWLDSIHDCRRKLGTTLTVGTTRFMLDPLAKAWHHVADDFRRRDVELKVVHIRTKDIWTSLESKEVDIVCGSVVTPAGRRSGFDEFDVIEWRRGGLALLTNLPEHRLPDRVGTGELPKLPLVVPGDGLIAEFLRGWFGPDYRNELDIAAEIDEIQYGMSLLRSGLVEGCMIVTSGLGVVAANGDLREGAGLRVVELKNDRKPQLERLVGVFARKEERAKFPSDHPLNLLWAAFQREVAD